From Cyprinus carpio isolate SPL01 chromosome A18, ASM1834038v1, whole genome shotgun sequence:
CAACAGTCCAGTCGTTTCTTGAGAATATACAAAAACCTTCTGTTTGACCCCTCTTTTATTGGCGCAGACTTTTCAGCAGTGAGATCAGGATGTCACACTGAACACCAATAGCCTTAACTACAGGATGGTGGTTGGGTAAAGGGGAAGATTAGAGGCAAACATAGTCTCCATCTCATATGAAATGGGGTGGAAGCTTTTGACTAGCTCTCTACCTCCACAACTCTCTGTCCATCTGCTCTGTGTACCTCTGGAGGCAGAGCTGTACTGCCAAAGAAATCGGACTGTGCTTTCTTTCCCCTTTTCCTCATTCTTAAAGTATGACCTACGAGGAAATTAGCTGCAGCAGGATTTCCCACTTTATCattcaacttgaacttgaacaaaaggttttttttttttttttttttgtggctgtgATTTATTCTGTTGGTTGATTCCTGCAAGTGGTTGATGCATTTTGTTTCCCAGCAGGTGGTGTTCAGCAGTCCATTACTGTTAATCTGCGACCCACCGTAATCTGTAGTTCATTAAGAATGATTGGTAAAGccaccttttttattattgtaatagttTTCCAGAAAAACCTGAATTGTGCAATAGGACCCTTTGTGAAGAAAAGCATAACTCTAGATTTTATTGAAAGTATGACTTGATAAAAACATGTAATGCACATTGGGAAAATTATTATGACCAAAGTGTTTGTGGTTTCATTGATTGACTTTGTATGTTTCTGATAAAAAAGGCTTAAAATTAGTGAAACTGAAACAGCCACACACAGTGTTTTAAGAGCTTCAAGTCACATTGGAAGCATGGTTGCTTGGTATTTCTAGTTACCTGATAAGCCCAACATAAATTTTGCCCAGGCTACCTATTAAGTGCCTCCTACTACATGACCTGGACAGGGCTAAAAGGAACAGAGACGGGTCAGGATGTTTTGCTCTCACTCCATATGGTCATAATAAATGGTACTATTAAATCTGGAGTCCACTGTTTCACTCGCACAGTTTCATAATAGGTTCTTGCTAATGGAATGGAATGGTTTTTAGAAATTAGTGAATTATGTTATAAAttacaaaagctgcatgtttatgcAATATTTTGTTGTAAGATGAGAGATCCAATCAATTTTTAAGAAACAAACATCTGTTGCCCCGAATTTAAGTATTTTCCTTACTGTCTTTTGCTACTGTTCATAGAAACTGAGTTGCCTAAAGGTTAATTTCACTAAACAAGTTAATGTTAATGGTTACAGTATGATATTATGCACGCAGAATGAAATAtgacctttttatattttttttattcattctttataaTAATTCACCACTAACTCAAAAGTCATGAGTCACATGAGCACATTAAAATGACTTGAAACTATAAGTGTAGAATAACCAAATGCAAGAAACCGAGAGCAAGTGTAGAGAGCCATTAAAGAAAGTAAAGTTGACAAGAAAATGATTATAACAGAAAAGACATCACTAGCCTGGGCCATCAGGGAGGCATGCTTTATATGGATGGATGTAGGAAAGGTGTTTCTGCTGTTTGtgtgcttacatttacatttattcatttttctgtcAAATGTATAATTGTAAAGCCTTATTCAACTGGAATTGCTGGTTCACATGTTGACTTTGTTTTTCCATGTAGCTTTATACAACTGTGTCTTATAGGGTGactgaaaatctattttaaatgtgGCGTCTAGGTCACAGGCACATTTGAAGCACATGACACTTGAGTGTGGTAGGGAATGCTTATGCCttctgttgttcttttaaatgtttagatgcAGAATGGAAATGGCTCTGTTTTGAACTATAGTGGGCTCAAATTAAGATGTGACTAAAGCTTTGCATGCATGCCATGTGCATTTACAGGTATGCTAGAGAAGGAAATGACTGTATGGATATATCTGCATGATTTCTTGTGTAGATGGTTTGTTGGGATTATTTAATTGAAGTTTTTACAAcatattgtaatgattttaaatatatattagcatTCTGAGATATTTGTCAGTGCCCTGGTGCTTAATGAGTATTTCTATTTGCAGAACACCGGTCCCTGCATTTAAATTTTATCGTAAATTTGGTGCAGGGTGGTCGCAAGCTAATTAAACTGGTTGACTAActgattaatttaatacaatgtttttttttttcttttctttttttttttaatctactgatCCACTGACCCAGTAGTCTAGTTCTCCTGCTGTAACATTTGTCTTGAATGTCGCTGTCTTCCTGAAAACTAAAACTGTCTTCCTGTTAACTTCATGCAGTTTTACTTTTTGATCATCTAGATCTGCTGCACTTTTTGGATGAGAAATACCATGGCCAACGGTATTTGATGCATCTTTTTGTACATCCTTCAGCTTTACTGCtccaatttcatttttttttctaaccattGTTAACTGTGGAAAAGGAGAATAAATGGTCCCACTTCTTTTGTTAgtgctatcttttttttttcttcattttcaagaAGCCAAATAGTTAATGCTCAAATATCTCATATATCTTACTTTCTTAAATAAATTTTCCAACATGTTATATTTGTCTTTCGTATCTTCACCTCTTAAGCTTGTACAGTAAGTACTTTCTATagtgtacatatgtgtgtgtgtgtgtgtgtctatatatatatattagacatacacacacatacagtactagGTAGATTACTTGTACTTTAGTATTTACTTGTAGTAAGTAATGTAAATAGGTTACTCATTTTAGGttatgtattctgactacttttgaCATTACTTTTCatcaaacttgttttaaacttaccattaaatgtaccatattgatataaaaaagtaaagagaaagaaattaGAATCCATTGTTTCTCAAAATCCATTAAACATTACACAAGGTTTACCCAGTTTAGGCTTAATGGAATAATTGTagtgggtttgtgagttgataaaaagctaataattaaatcatgaaaatgtacaaaataattttaacactTGAACACTAAAAATAGGAATATTTGTTTTGCCTGCATGCCACTGTGACCCTTAACCAAACATCAGAGAACACTAAACATGTGAATGCGTTGTTGAGATTCCaagtaaatattttgtcaaaGGGGTTTGGGAATACATTACATGAACAATCATTAGTAAACATGAAAACAGCAATGAGATTACAATTCCCAAGTCTTCCAGGTTTGAGATATTTTTGTTCAGACTTCCAGTATCAGCTGTTATTGAAGGTTACTGTATATGATAACAACATATTGTTTCACAGCTACATCACTAgtaatttgcataattatttgtttcGTACCCCcaaattcagaagcatggtttgcaaatttatttacatgacatCTACATGGTCattctatattataaataaagtcAAAGCAAAATGCTGCAATTTTCCCTTTTCAGTGAAATTAAGTGCGGACTGAGTAAATGTTCTAATCCTATGTGTTTGTTTCTAGGGGGAACAAAAACAACGACGGACCAGATTTCCGTGGACGTTGAGAAGCTCCGGTCTGCAGCAGCCTGGACGTTTGAGAACATATTGGTTCTCTTCGCAGTTACGTAAGGATGACTGTCATTTTCCCCTAGCCTCCTTAAATAACAAGCTTTGTTAGACATCGGTACGGTGTGAATGGCTTCTGCTGGAGCGCGTCTAGCGCGGCTTTCAATCTCATGTTCCGCTGTTATTTTACGTAGATCGCTATCACATGCGGGGATGGAAGACATGGGCGTAAACACGAGCCCTTGCCTTGAGCGACTGGAGTTTGACAATGTTGCTCTTAAAAAACTTCCACTGGACCCGTCCACCGAACCAGGGGTCCGACAGGTCCGGGGGGCCTGCTTCTCTAGAGTCCAACCCACCCCTCTGAAGAACCCAAAGTTTGTGGCAGTTTCAGGTCCAGCTCTGGCACTGCTGGGTCTTGATGCTGATGAGGTTCTGAAGGATCCACTAGGCCCGGAGTATCTCAGCGGATCTAAAGTGATGCCAGGATCAGAGCCTGCTGCCCATTGCTACTGCGGGCACCAGTTTGGACAGTTTGCAGGACAGCTTGGGGACGGAGCTGCATGTTATCTCGGAGAAGTGAAAGCCCCGGTGGATCAGAGCCCTGAATTACTGCTTGAGAATCCCACTGGACGCTGGGAGATTCAGGTGAAGGGTGCTGGACTGACACCATACTCTAGGTAGGCCTGCTACTGCATTTTCACTGCTGCTTTGTCAGCATTTTATGTGCTACATCATGTTGTGATATTCTCATTGACTGTTCACATTAAATTATCATTCTGGAGCTGTCAGTTCCACCttactttcctttcctttccttaaGATCTTTGTCCAATTTTTgtcctttgtgtttttttagaCAGGCAGATGGGCGAAAGGTTTTGCGCTCCAGCATACGCGAGTTCCTGTGCAGCGAGGCAGTTTTTGCCTTGGGGGTCCCAACAACAAGAGCTGGGTCAGTAGTGACGTCAGATTCACGAGTCCTGAGGGATGTCTTCTATGATGGAAATGCATGCATGGAAAGATGCTCTGTGGTCTTGCGCATTGCTCCCAGCTTTATTAGgtaatcttttgttgttgttttttgtacctAAATGCTTTCTCCAGTAAGTGTTACTTTAGTGTTtttatgtactattattatttattaatatttgtatttatttttttatttttagttatagtAATTCAATGTgctttcttcttcatcatcattttcattctatttagcttagttttattttagttttattaattttagttcttgaacttgttttattttagttagtattcaaggaaaaaattataattttaatttaaggttttttaatcaaatattcatttttttttatttcagctttatttaaattactgattaaaaaaatagttttagctAACAATTACAACACTGTCTCAGCTATCTCTTTTTGACATAGGTTTACAGCACTTACATTTTTAGATCTATCATTGAAATAGTGTCACTTGTAAAGGTATTTTAGGTGTAGCGGTCATTGTTCTAGATGTTAAGATGTTGACCTGATTCTTGATGTAGGTTTGGATCGTTTGAGATCTTCAAACGAGCTGATGAGTTCACTGGCCGTCAAGGTCCCAGCTATGGCCACGATGAGATCAGAACCCAGATGCTGGATTATGTCATAGAGAGCTTCTACCCAGAGATCCATCAGAATCACTCAGACCGCATTGAGAGGAATACTGCTTTCTTCAGAGAGGTAGACTGAGGTCTATTTATTGCTTTTAATAATACCAGTGCAGCGGTTGTGGTGTTGATCCATTTTAAACGCCACACCATTTTTCTTTTAGTTCCGGCAGTTGTTTGTTGGTCTCATGCAGTCATCTTATGCTCAATGACCTTATTTACCCGAGTGACTTTGGCAGGCTACCATCATCAGGTTTAGCTTCTTATCCACTGAGACTATATTAGAGCATGTTAGCACTGAGCAGTGATTAAAttagctaataaataaaaaataaaattttctttaaatagaactattgtacatttaaatttatttgtgacTTATGAGAATAGATActaacacaatatttaattttaattcttattgtattttttactaaaatatttatttgtttgtttattttataatggcAGTTCAAGCTTTGACAGGATATAATGGGCACAGACATGTGCCCTTGTTCTGTCTACATTTAGATTAGTAATATTTTAGATAAATCATTCAATATCATATATAACTTTCCGTCTTTATTGTGCTTTTCTATATGTACTTGAATATGCACTTTTATTACTAGGTGACCTTACGAACAGCAAGGCTGGTGGCTCAGTGGCAGTGTGTGGGTTTCTGTCATGGAGTCCTCAATACTGATAACATGAGCATCCTGGGCCTGACTTTGGACTATGGGCCTTTCGGCTTCATGGACCGGTAAAGTCTGATATAAACCTCAAACATTATTCCGACTGTTCAGCAATCATTTGCATTCATGAACATcaatttccttgttttttttctttctagtttTGACCCAGATTTCATCTGTAATGCTTCCGATACTTCAGGCCGGTATTCTTACCAAGCCCAGCCGGCCATCTGCCGCTGGAATTTAGCTCGGCTCGCTGAAGCCCTGGTACCTGATCTACCTCCGGACCGGGCCGAACAGGTGCTGGATGAGTACCTACCTATATACAATGGCTTCTATCTGAGCAACATGAGGAAGAAACTGGGTCTGCTGAGGAAGGAGGAACCAGAGGACGAGATACTCATCACAGAGCTTATGCAGACTATGCATAACACAGGTATGAAGATAGTATGAGGAACGATCATCCTGGAGCAATTGTGTTATTCATGGTTCTGAAAAATGTCTTGATGTGTCAAATATATTAGAAAAGggggaaatttttattctgtctCTGATTTCTCTCTACCTTTTCCTCCTCTCAGGTGCGGATTTCACCAACACTTTCCGTAGCTTGAGTCAGATTTCCTGCCCAACACAGCAGGAGGGGGAAGATGAAACTGAGGCTATAAAACAAGCCACAGAGCTTCTCCTGCAGCAGTGTGCCTCTCTAGAGGAGCTCAAAGCTGCAAACAGACCCACCATGGATCCACGGTAACACCTCTGGGTATATTCTCATGTACACTTTCATGCAAAAGTTTGTAGTCATAAagaattgtaaatgtttttaaaagagattATGCTCTTATGcgcaccagggctgcatttatttgatccaatatatagtaaaaacagttatattgtgaaatgtattacaatgtaaaataatattttactatattttaaaaagtaatttatttctgtgatggctaagctgaattttcagcagctttactccagtcttcagtgtcatgtgatccttaaaaaataattctaatatgctgatttggtgctcaagaaacatttattatgatttatcaatgttgaaaacagttttggtgcttaatgtttttgtggaaagaCTTTTTGTAAGTctttatggtcacttttgatcaatttaatgcatccttgctgaaaaaagtattaatttttatgtaaaatttaaattaaataaagtttaaataaaaataaccaaccccaaacctttgaaaaagaaattgttaaatatcttaatttgcataTTTCTGTTCAGTGATGTTTTCTTTCCTTCAATGTAGTGAACTTGCGATGCTGTTGTCCATGGCTCAGAGTAACCCTGCACTGTTCCAGATGATTTCGGACAGGAAGACAGTCGCCCGGCAGCTGGAAAGGCTCTCAAGATTAAAGGAGCTGATGGACACCACTGCAGAGCAACTAAGGGCCAAACAGACTGAAGACTGGTCCCGCTGGATCAAAAAATACAGGTATAGAAAGGAAGCTTTGAATTTTTCTGATCTGATGCATTCATTTCCTGTTGacagtaaaaatgtattgtgaagcattattttttttaaatcaaaaagacctTAAGAGGACTTGAAGAAATATCAAATTCTTCAGAGTATCGAAGAAGtaatgaattcttttttttttttcgtactaCAATGTACTTTTGCATATATTGTCTCTCCAATTCCCAAGCAGCGGCTTGCTTGTGAGTGTGAATCAGGGCTTGATGTGAAAGAATTGCAGGAGGAGAGAGTACGTGTGATGAACAACAACAACCCGTATGTGGTTCTCAGAAACTACATCGCCCAGAATGCAGTAGAGGCAGCTGAAAATGATGACTTCTCAGAGGTGGGGCCCTTACAagctttgtttcagttttactCTTTACTAAGAGACATACACtatcgtttaaaagtttggagtcagtaagagttttttatttttttttatttttttttgactaaaattaatgcttttattcagtaaggacattcaattgatcaaaagtgacagtttaggaattttacattgttataaacatttctgttttaaataaattattttatcttgctgttcatcaaagaaaaaaaaaattactacagtttttacaaaaataaaatgctctgagcagcacaacttttcagcatatttgaataaaacaatcatgtgacactgaagactggattaatgactgctgaaaattgcattttaaaatatatcaaaatggaaagcatttgttttaagttgtaataatatttcacaatattattaagagacttatttcaaaaacaaaaaaaaactttacagacCCTAAATTCTTGAATCGTTATTATTGAACAGATGTTATAAATGTTATGGCATCTCttaagttaatgttttttatttgtgatttttataatttctcattttatgtGATTGTATGGCATAAATtccataaaatcttaaaaatctgcATTTAGACTTTGTCGTCTTCTCAAATTCATTAGGTCCAGAGAGTTCTGAAAGTGTTGGAAAAGCCGTTCTCTGTGCAGGAAGGTCTTGAAAAGCCAGGCTGGGTGGGAAGAGGAGGAGCGGTGGATTCAGGAGAAAGAGATGAAACCGGAGAACAAGGGAATACTTCAGGAGCAGAGGCTCGAGTACTTGTCCCATATGACAGCAAGCCCCCCATGTGGGCCAATGAGATCTGTGTCATCTGATCATCATAAAACCTTCATGACAACTAACCTGCTCATTTAAGCAGAATAATCCTGCAGAAGCTGTTGAGGTGTCAGTGAAGGTATTAAATGAGGTATTAATCTCCTGTCTACCAGGTAAAAGTGCAGTAAGATAATGTGTTGGGGGCTAAATGAAAATTCAGCACATTTATCTCTGTATATTTGACTGGTTACAAATGATGACTTATACCCCTAGTCTAACCATGACAGGTCTGAGTCTGAAAGATAGAAGTTATGCCTTTATATAAAATGACTTTGGATTTGAAGTGAAACGCACAAGCCATTGATCAACCAAGCTCCAAAGCTTAAACGCACAAACAGATTTAAATCATGTAGTTATATATGTATGAACCACTGatttaacacaattcatgtgTAGCTGGAATAATCTATTTAACAActacatttactttaattttcacTTAAGTACTTTAAGTTTCCTTACCACACAGCTTCaccttattcattttttaaagtgtaattggAAAATGCATAAATCATTAGAAgtgttcattttacattttaattttggagcCAGCAGGTAGAACTGTATTTTCATATGATCTGTATCTATTCCTGAAATGCCGttttgattttgttcaaaatataattaacagaATTGTAATGTCTTTAAGCATAGTTTCAACAGCTGTGAAGAACTTTTcagacattatttatataatttttatgaacTTCCCTGATGAATATGCAATATTTCTAAGATAAAGTACTCatttaataaacatgacaaatagCAGCTCTGTGTTCTAATTTTGTAAACCAGGATTATttctgtgaagatgatgttttgcatttgtaaaaGACATTTGGGTAAGAGTGTGTGGGGAAGCggctttcattattttcttttagggAGGAATGTCTGTGCCTGGGGCCCAGTACTTAGGCAACATGTTAACACCGGTTCAGAAGTGCACCTAAATATATTAAGGCAGATTTCAACAGATTCAAGCacttgtagacaaaaaaaaataaaaaatctccatGTAATCTATTGCATATAACAGCGGAAGCATGCATTCTTCTTTGTTCATATTGTAAAAGACCAAAATGCATTGGACTCCCCGAACCCacgttttaatgtttttcaaggCTGTGGAAGAACAAACATGCAGCAGTTCTCACATTCACTGAAGGACGAACATGTTCTTGGTTATTTTGTCTCAGTGACGCAACTCATGTATGGAAAGCTGTTTTGACATTTATTCCATTAAACCAACAGGTATATATTTTATGGCactaatacttttttaattacaAGTAATTTAATAATGATTAGAAGACATTTTCAATTTCACTAACTTTAATTTGAATACTAAGTATTCCATTAGCATCTAGAATGtagtattacatatttattacataataataagaatgacTTTACTACTAGTCTCTATCCCAGTAGTGACAAGTAATTATCTCATTTTTACTTGAACAAATTTCATTGCCATTGAATTCTTTGGGAAACTGTGTTCAGATATTAGCTGTTAATTTCTGAAACAGTTTTTATACAGCagcattttcaactaaaaacttcttatacatttttttttcgtCATTCGTTTACATTACAACAGCGTTTTGgaggcctgaaaatgcaaacttttgaaaacaggtttcagagtgcaagtttttgaaaattatatggttgttgtctctgtgtaaactacaaagaTGATAATTTGTCAAAGCTGTGTGCACATGTGCTCAAGCATATAGTGTTTATTTACCAAGTGACATCAGCAACTACTGACCtagcatgcataatacagcatttttagccttttttttatcCGTGTGAATGGAGAACATTTTGTTGTCTTTAtgagaaactttttaaaaatgcagaggACACTTTTCAGTTTTTAGTGCAAACACTCTGAATGTTATTCTTTAGAATGTTTTCAACATAACGCTCATGCCTATTCCAGTTTTACTTGtaactatttaaataattactaGCTTTTATTCCAGTTGTCCTAGTACTGAATGGACAGTTTTCTGGGATGGACTTGAATCATAGTTATAGGGTTGCCACCCGTCTCTTAAAATACAGAATCATCccatatttaaaggtaaaatgatgcatccatatcaaatcaatacaacaTTACTATGGAAGTTACAACCAGTTTAGTTgagacacattcttcaaagtatcttttgtgttcaacagaagaaggaACTTTATACGGGTTTAGAacaacctgggtaaattatgacttGATTTCATTTTGTGTGAACCATACCTTCACATTCaaattcacagacacattcatgCTTCTATAGGTacaggcctattgttttattacaatttgtatagtctgttaatataatattccatacattatcagagcttggtagacataattattatatttttagacattattagacagatgaattaatataattcatgttagaccctatttattaatttatcattgatATGaatcataaatatacataataaataatcatatatttcatatacaatttggcattttaaaaagtttaaaaaatgctaaattgtttagattaaaatttgacaaataattacataataatgtagTCCTAATTcaagctaattaatttaaaaaataaataaataatacaaattcatTCCATCCAGGTAGgtaacagctgcagaactgtaaaaaaaaaaaaaaaataataataatattggttggttataattatttagttttaatttaagacTATTTATGCATTCTGCTGCACGTTTATATACTTGAGCATGTTTTCTCATTGTTTGTTGTTGAGCTATGAGTTACTCACTGATTATTTGTGTCCTTGGGtgaatgggtgtcccttattttgccttgCTGAAAGCATatcaacctggcaacctacagctctgttgcgCAGTTGATATCTGCGCAGGTAAATGGGGGAATTTGAATCAAGcgtcactaaaaatggcattagaaagctcaggtggtgctacggtgaaaaaactaaatatagctgcaaatataacaacagctggctggaatttaatttcttatcacgaagcagcatcgacaattcccacgctttttgcaaagtatgtcgAACTGATTTCAGTATCGGACACGGTGGGAAAAACTACGTAACGCAGCACAATAAATCCCAAAGGCACAATCGCGCTGTGGAGGCACAAAGGGGCACACCCGCAATTTCAAACTTTATCAAAGTCTGCTACTTACAATTATAATTCTGGATATATGAAACACTAGGAAacgccttcatgttaaatacctgaagtactttacctcatgtatttaacatgaaggtgtttcctagcatttaacatgaaggtgtttccatgtacttcaagtacataaaatttcttgttacatgtatccaaacccaacccccatctGTCGAGTCCCGCCCCCGcagacccccccacccccaaccgcCCCGCCCCGCCCCCCGGAGTTTCCCGGATTTCGGTatccaaatgttgacaggtatggCTGAAAGTGAAACCTAGTTACTAAGTTAGAATACTAGTGACACTGGGAAAGATATTGGTCGCTATTTGGTTACTTACTAATATCTTTTTTAAAGTAttagtaacattaaaataaatataactttggTTTACACACAACAGCTTTATGTTAAAACTGCTTGCCATACACACGGCCACGCCGGAGAGGGAGCGGTTACGCTGGCACGCACGGTCTATGAACGCGCACAGGTAGATTTCTATAATCAGAGTTCAGGTAACCTGGAAATCACAGCTGCTGGACTCGAGGTAGCACATTTAAAGCGGTATTCACCAATATGTCTGTCCGATCAAGACCTGGTTATTATCGCCAGGAGGTGAATAAAACCTTTTGGGAAGTGCCGGAGAGATACAGAGATCTGAAACAGGTGGGGACGGGGGCATATGGTACAGTATGGTGAGTGTACTCTCATTTTCTGTACTTCCTGGAAAGATTCGTGCTTTACATTTCAGAAACACGTAATGCATCGTCACTCTGGCAGATCCGTGTATCTGGCGTCTATTCAAAACAAATGATGTGGAAGGAGGTAGTTAATGCTGCGTttcaggcaggtttttgagcccgtaaatcACGACTTCAAACCCTGACTAACGACTTTGTaacgttccaggcaagtcacgccaaactgcctgtgcgcaaggaattgtagctagattattagttttattgcaacgttatattgtcctaaaatctatttctaacgtgtaccacttgcataaactcggagtacatcgatctagtacgagttcacgggtctgactgccgttccagtgcactttcacgagtagaaggttggaaaaacacgggttacgggttgcctggaacgcggcatAAGCACAAGTGAGAGATTCTTTTGccatattataaattatactataattagttcaaaattaatataataatatttattcctTTGCTACTTGTCACTACCCTAGTTAGTGACAAGTAATTTCATTTTTACTGGTAACAAATTTTATTGCCATTGAATTCTGTGGGAACCTGGTtcagatatttattaatttatgaatgcTGTAGTACGTTTTCCAGTTGCTCAAACCTATTACAGTTTTACTTGTAGCTATTTAAATAGTTTCTAGTGTCTATTCTAGTTGTCGTAGACTAGTTTTAACTTGAGGGATAGATTAAATAGACACTATTGGAATCAGTTAGTATCTAAATACAGTAGTagttacaaacctgattccaaaaaagttgggacactgtacaaattgtgaataaaaacagaatgcaatgatgtggaagtttcaaatttcaatattttattcagaatacaacatagatgacatatcaaatgtttaactGAGAAGATGTAtgattttaagggaaaaataagttgattttaaatttcatggcatcaacacatctcaaaaaagttgggacaaggccatgtttaccactgtgtggcatcccctcttttttttataacagtctgcaaacgtctggggactgaggagacaagttgctcaagttcaggaataggaatgttgtcccattcttgtctaatacaggcttctagttgctcagctgtcttaggtcttctttgtcgcatcttcctctttatgatgcggcaaatgttttctatgggtgaaagatctggactgcaggctggccatttcagtacccggatc
This genomic window contains:
- the LOC109109536 gene encoding protein adenylyltransferase SelO-1, mitochondrial isoform X1, which gives rise to MCLFLGGTKTTTDQISVDVEKLRSAAAWTFENILVLFAVTSLSHAGMEDMGVNTSPCLERLEFDNVALKKLPLDPSTEPGVRQVRGACFSRVQPTPLKNPKFVAVSGPALALLGLDADEVLKDPLGPEYLSGSKVMPGSEPAAHCYCGHQFGQFAGQLGDGAACYLGEVKAPVDQSPELLLENPTGRWEIQVKGAGLTPYSRQADGRKVLRSSIREFLCSEAVFALGVPTTRAGSVVTSDSRVLRDVFYDGNACMERCSVVLRIAPSFIRFGSFEIFKRADEFTGRQGPSYGHDEIRTQMLDYVIESFYPEIHQNHSDRIERNTAFFREVTLRTARLVAQWQCVGFCHGVLNTDNMSILGLTLDYGPFGFMDRFDPDFICNASDTSGRYSYQAQPAICRWNLARLAEALVPDLPPDRAEQVLDEYLPIYNGFYLSNMRKKLGLLRKEEPEDEILITELMQTMHNTGADFTNTFRSLSQISCPTQQEGEDETEAIKQATELLLQQCASLEELKAANRPTMDPRELAMLLSMAQSNPALFQMISDRKTVARQLERLSRLKELMDTTAEQLRAKQTEDWSRWIKKYRQRLACECESGLDVKELQEERVRVMNNNNPYVVLRNYIAQNAVEAAENDDFSEVQRVLKVLEKPFSVQEGLEKPGWVGRGGAVDSGERDETGEQGNTSGAEARVLVPYDSKPPMWANEICVI
- the LOC109109536 gene encoding protein adenylyltransferase SelO-1, mitochondrial isoform X2, translating into MASAGARLARLSISCSAVILRRSLSHAGMEDMGVNTSPCLERLEFDNVALKKLPLDPSTEPGVRQVRGACFSRVQPTPLKNPKFVAVSGPALALLGLDADEVLKDPLGPEYLSGSKVMPGSEPAAHCYCGHQFGQFAGQLGDGAACYLGEVKAPVDQSPELLLENPTGRWEIQVKGAGLTPYSRQADGRKVLRSSIREFLCSEAVFALGVPTTRAGSVVTSDSRVLRDVFYDGNACMERCSVVLRIAPSFIRFGSFEIFKRADEFTGRQGPSYGHDEIRTQMLDYVIESFYPEIHQNHSDRIERNTAFFREVTLRTARLVAQWQCVGFCHGVLNTDNMSILGLTLDYGPFGFMDRFDPDFICNASDTSGRYSYQAQPAICRWNLARLAEALVPDLPPDRAEQVLDEYLPIYNGFYLSNMRKKLGLLRKEEPEDEILITELMQTMHNTGADFTNTFRSLSQISCPTQQEGEDETEAIKQATELLLQQCASLEELKAANRPTMDPRELAMLLSMAQSNPALFQMISDRKTVARQLERLSRLKELMDTTAEQLRAKQTEDWSRWIKKYRQRLACECESGLDVKELQEERVRVMNNNNPYVVLRNYIAQNAVEAAENDDFSEVQRVLKVLEKPFSVQEGLEKPGWVGRGGAVDSGERDETGEQGNTSGAEARVLVPYDSKPPMWANEICVI
- the LOC109109536 gene encoding protein adenylyltransferase SelO-1, mitochondrial isoform X3, whose protein sequence is MEDMGVNTSPCLERLEFDNVALKKLPLDPSTEPGVRQVRGACFSRVQPTPLKNPKFVAVSGPALALLGLDADEVLKDPLGPEYLSGSKVMPGSEPAAHCYCGHQFGQFAGQLGDGAACYLGEVKAPVDQSPELLLENPTGRWEIQVKGAGLTPYSRQADGRKVLRSSIREFLCSEAVFALGVPTTRAGSVVTSDSRVLRDVFYDGNACMERCSVVLRIAPSFIRFGSFEIFKRADEFTGRQGPSYGHDEIRTQMLDYVIESFYPEIHQNHSDRIERNTAFFREVTLRTARLVAQWQCVGFCHGVLNTDNMSILGLTLDYGPFGFMDRFDPDFICNASDTSGRYSYQAQPAICRWNLARLAEALVPDLPPDRAEQVLDEYLPIYNGFYLSNMRKKLGLLRKEEPEDEILITELMQTMHNTGADFTNTFRSLSQISCPTQQEGEDETEAIKQATELLLQQCASLEELKAANRPTMDPRELAMLLSMAQSNPALFQMISDRKTVARQLERLSRLKELMDTTAEQLRAKQTEDWSRWIKKYRQRLACECESGLDVKELQEERVRVMNNNNPYVVLRNYIAQNAVEAAENDDFSEVQRVLKVLEKPFSVQEGLEKPGWVGRGGAVDSGERDETGEQGNTSGAEARVLVPYDSKPPMWANEICVI